The window CGCTTACGGTTACCAGGTTATCCATTTGTATAAGCTGGCCGTTGCCACTCCGCACATACAAACTGCGCAGATCTGCCGGGGCGTTTCTGTCTTCGGCTTCTATCTGGCCAATTACCTGGTACTGCTTGCCATTCATGATAAAGTAGCCAAAGCGGGTACCGCTAAGGCCCAGCTGCAGCGTTTGAGCAATATCGCGAACCGATACTCCAAGGCTGCGTGCTTTGTCCCGGTCAATCTCAATCCTTAATTCTGGCTTGTTAAACTTCAGGTTCAGGTCTACAAAGTTAAAGGCAGGGTGCTGACGAGCTTCCTCCATAAATGTAGGAAGCACTTCTTTTAGCTTATCGAGCGTAGGTGCCTGAATTACATACTGCACCGGCAAGCCACCGCGACGGTCGCCAATGGTCTGCTCCTGCGATACAAAGGCCCTTGCCCCGGTTTCGGCAGCAATCAGTGGTGTAATATGGTCTACAATTTCCTGCTGGCTGCGCTCGCGTTGATCCGGATCTACCAGCCTGGCCCGTACAAAACCGGTATTTACAGAAGAGGAAGCACCAAAGCCGGGAGATGTTACCGTAATAAGTGCATCTACTTCAGGCACCTCCTCCTGCACCAGGGTAATTAGGCGGTCCATGTAATGATCCATGTACTCGAAGGTAGCACCCTCGGGCGCAGTGGCATTAACGCGAAAGCCATTGCGGTCTTCCATTGGGGCGAGCTCTGTGGGCAGGGTAGCAAAAAATAGCCAGATAAGCCCAACAGAAGCCGCGATGATGGGAAAAGCCAGCCATTTTTTAGCCATGAACGACTCCAGCGAGCGATTATAGCCTTTGTTGAGCCATATAAAGATGCGCTCCGTTTTGCGATAGAACCAGTTGTGGCGCTCGCGTCTTTTCAGCAGGTTGGCACACAGCATGGGGGTGAGCGTAAGTGCCACAAAGGACGAAATGACTACTGCTGCGGCTACAACAATGCCAAACTCGCGGAACAGGCGGCCGGTTAAGCCCTGCAGGAACACAACAGGTAAAAATACGGCCACCAGTGCCACAGTGGTAGAAATTACTGCAAAGAAAATCTCCGATGAACCTTTTAAGGCTGCCTCAAAAGGTTTCATGCCTTCTTCTATCTTGGTATAGATGTTTTCCAGCACCACAATGGTATCATCCACCACCAGACCAATGGCTAACACAATGCCCAGCAGCGTAAGTACATTGATGGAAAAATCCAGCAGGTACATGATGAAAAAAGTACCGATCAATGAAATCGGAATGGTAATTACCGGAATAACCGTGGTACGCCAGTCGCGCAAAAAGGAAAAGATGATCAGTACCACCAGCCCAAAAGCCAGGTAAATGGTCTGTTTTACTTCTGTAATGGAGTCATTGATGTAATCTGTAGTGTCAAAACCAATGCCCAGCTCTATATCGGCGGGAACATCTCTTTTAAGTACTTCCAGGCGCTTGTAGAATTCTTCTGCAATTTCGATGCTGTTAGAGCCCGGCTGAGGCACCAGTACCACGCCCACCATGGGAATACCGTCACGCTTCAGGATACTACGCTCGTTTTCCGGAAAAAGCTCTGCACGCCCTACATCCTGCAGGCGCACTATTACATCGCCCTGCTCTTTTAAAATGAGGTTATTATACTGCTCGGGGGTATTTAAACGGCCAATGGTACGAACGGTAAGCTCTGTAGACCTGCCCTCTACCCTGCCGGAAGGCAGCTCTACGTTGTCGCGCCCAACGGCATTCAGCACATCGAGTGGGGTAAGGTTGTAGGCGGCAAGCCGTGCGGGATCCATCCACAGGCGCATGGAATAGCGCTTTTCGCCCCAGATCCGCACCTCGCTAACGCCCGGAATGGTTTGGAAGCGTTCTTTGAAGAGATTCTCCGCAACATCAGAAAGGTCGAGGAGCGAGCGGCTGTCGCTCTTTAGGTTCAGGAACACGATCGGGCTGCTGTCGGCATCAGCTTTGCTCACAATAGGCGGATCGGTATCAGGCGGCAGATTTCCCTGCGCGCGCGATACTTTATCGCGCACATCGTTGGCGGCTGCTTCCAGGTCAACGCCCAGCTCAAACTCTACCGTAACGGTGCTGCGGCCATCGCGGCTTACCGAGGTAAGCGATTTAATACCGGCAATGCCATTGATCGACTCCTCCAGTGGCTCTGTGATCTGGCTTTCGATAATATCTGCATTGGCACCCACATAGTTGGTACTAACTGTAATAACGGGAGGGTCCACACTGGGGTATTCCCGGATACCCAGGTAGCTGAAGCCAATTACGCCGAATATCACAATCACGATACTCATTACAATTGCCAGCACCGGGCGATTAACACTTATTGATGATATTCCTGACATGCTTACTGTATTTGTGCGCTTTCTTCCCTTCTAACGATCTGCTGTACATTGGTTACCTGAACCTGACTTCCCGGGCGCACCTGTAATATGCCGGTGGTCAGTACAGTATCGCCTGCCTGCAGGCCTTCCATAATCTGCACCTGTGTTTCTGTGCGCATGCCTATCTGTACCTTTTGCTCTGCTACTTTTCCCTGCCGGAGCACAAATACCTTATGTCCGTTAAGCTCAGGCACAACGGCCTGGGTTGGCACCAACAGGGCCTCATCCAGGGCCTGCAGGGTAAGCTGTATGCGTGCAAACTGGCCTGGCAACAGGCTATGGTCTTTATTAGGGCTAACGGCTCTTATTTTTAAGGTTCTGGTAGCAGGGTCAACCTGGGGTTCTATGGCATAGATCTCACCTGTGTAGGTTTCATCAGAGCCATCGGTGTTAAAGCTGATGCGGTCTCCTTTTTTAACACTGCTGCTGTATTTACCCGGAACAGAGAACTCTATTTTTGCAGGCTCCAGGTCATACAGGCTGGCTATAGATGTGCCTGCAGCTACATAGCTGCCTGCACTGGCAAAGCGCAAACCAACTGTACCGTTAAAAGGAGCATACATTCTTGTTTTCGCAATCTGTGCCTCCAGCAATCTGATGTCTGCTTCTGCACTGCGCAGGTCGTTTGTGGCCACATCGTATTCTTCCTGGCTTACTGCCTCGCGCTCCAGCAGCTGCCGGTAACGGCTTTCCGATTCTGTAACCAGCTGCTGGCGGGCTCTGGCTTTCTGAAGCTGTGCCTGTAAATCGGTATTGCGAATGGAAAACAGCAGCTGCCCTTTCTGGACATCCTGTCCTTCTTCAAAATTTATTGTTTCCAGCAGGCCGGATACCTCGCTTTTAAGCTCCAGCATTTCGTTGGGTAACACAGAGCCTGTTACCCGCAGGTTGTTGCTGAATGCCTGTGGTTCTACTACTGCTACCTCTACAGGAACCGGACGGTCATTTGCACCACCTCCTCCGCCAGAAGCTGCCTGCTGCTTGGGCGCTTCTTCATTCATTTGCCTGATTTTTGGCCACGCTATTGCCAACACCACCAGCAGCAACACTACAATTATTATAATTCGCTTAGTAAGCTTGTTCATTTATCAGATAAAAGAAGATGTTTAGACACAGAACCCGCAAATTTAACACACTTGCATGACTTGTATCAAGTTTAAAACAACAAATACCGGTATATTCCATTAACGGCAAAATCAGCAGGCTATTGGCTGAAAAAGCAAACAGCAGATTTAAGTTTGATACACGGTCCTGCCTGAAGATCAACGTGTTCGGCCATAGGTTAGTTATAAAAAAAGCCGACCCACATGGATCGGCTTTTAATAGATGTATTTCTTTTAAGAAAGTTTAATCTGATCGGCAAAAATTTATTCGCCAAAGATATAGCGTAAGCCAATTTGTCCCTGCCAGCGAGAGGCAAATGCACTAACTGCCCAAGGCTCTGTTCTTGTATTTGGATTGAACGTAAATCCATCGCGGTTACGATCATCGAAATCAACAAGTGTAACAGCATTGTTAGAGATGAAATAGCTTCTTCCCCAATCACTATTAAGCATATTACCTACGTTGAACACGTCAAAAGTAAGCTGGAAGGCATTTCTCTTTCCTGCAATGTTTACAAAGAAATCCTGCATAATGCGAAGGTCGAACTGATGCTCCCATGGTGTTCTGGCACCATTACGCTCGGCATACTGGCCACGACGAGTGCTTAAATACTCATCATTTTCAATAAAGTTATTGAATGCTTCCCACTGCTCTTGTGGCGAGTAGGTTACACCACCAGTTGTTAATGGTTCGAATGTAATTTCAGAAGCATTGGCCGGTACATACAATAGGTCATTCTGCCAGGCACCGTCTCTGTTCAAGTCACCTCTATACAGGTAAGTGAAAGGGGTACCTGATCTGCCAGAGTAGAACAGCGAGATAGTGGTTGCAAGGCTATTGGCGTACTCCAGGCGGTAGCCCAGGTTACCTACAATTCTATGGCGCAGATCATAGGCAGAATAGCTTAGCCCAGGATTGTTTGGATCTCCCACTACCTGGTTGAATTCCCAGTTAGACATTGCAGTACTGCTGTTACCACTGTTTACATCCTCAGACCTGCCATAGGTATAAGCAATCATAGACTGAATACCATTGTCAAAATTCTTTCTTAACTGACCGGTTAAGCTGTAAGTATAACCTTCGTTAGAATTTGACAGGTAGATAGCATTTGTGAAGGCCGAGTTGATTCTGCGATCAGCAGGGAACACCATACGGTCATCAGCACCGCCAGTCAATGTAGATTCCAGCGTTCCTTGAGAAGCCCTTAGGTTAATATCCTGATACAGAATGTTGTTCAGTGTTTTAGAATAAATACCTTCAACAGTAGCAACGAATCCTAAAGGCAGGGCAAAATCTGCAGCCAGATTTGATCTCCATACCTGTGGAATCTTAAAATCATCTGAAATGGCATTCACTTCATAGGTAGTTGGTCCGCTACCAAGATTTGCACCTTGTCTTAAAGGATCTGGCTCAAAGCCCTGACCATTATTAATGGCAGCATTCCGTACATCTACAGTACCAAATAATCCGCCAGAGTTGGAGAACTGGTTAGACAGCCACACAAACGGAACCCGACCGGTAAATATGCCTGTACCACCGCGCACCTGCACAGAACGGTCGCCTGTTACATCCCAGTTAAAGCCCAGGCGTGGAGACCACAGTAATTGTCCGCTAGGGGTGCGGTCGGTACGCTGGCCTTCAAAAGTGTTGGCAAACTCTTCGTTGGCAGGAGGTGCATCCGGTATGATAGGCACATCCAGACGTAAACCAAGTGTAACAGTTAATTGTCTGTTAAATGCGTACTCATCCTGAACATAGAAACCAAGCTGAGAGGCGTTGAATTGTGCAGCAGGGCGAGGATTGTTCGGATCAAGCGAATAGGTAGAACGTACCCTAGCAGGGTTGTCGTTAAAGAAATCCTCAACAGAGTTGAAATCCCAGCGACCATACAGGTTATTGATGAACAGGTTGCGGAATTTAAAGAACTCGTTGTGAGTACCTATTGTAAAGGTGTGGTTACCAGAATAAATCTTGAAGTTATCAGTAAACTCAAAGATATCCTGATCCAGTTCATTAGCTGTAGAGCTACGCTGTGAACCTAACTCTACCGATCCGCCACCAGGGAATCCGAAAATTTGAACCTGTGGAAAAGGATCACCTGCTGTTGCGCGATTATCACGAATGCGTGAGTAACCTACGATCAGCTTGTTTGAGAGTGTATTTGAGAACTGGCTCCTTAATTCAGCAACTGTACTATTAGTAGTGTTGTTGAACTGGTAAGCGTTGTTGCCAAAGCGGAAAGATGTATTACTTCTGCTGATGTTGTCATCAAAAGCCTTTACATAATTGTGACGCAGGGTAAGCTGATGATTAGAAGTAATGTTCCAATCCAGGCGGCCAAACAGTTTGTTGCTTTCAGTAGCAGCTGTAATAGGACCAAATGTTCCCGGGTTGTATCCATACTCATTAACCAGGTAGTTGGTAATAGCCTGCGCATCAGTTACGCTAAGTACTGCACCTTCCTCACCGGCATTGTAAGCAATAGGCTGGGCTCTGCGGGAAAAATCCGCATTCACGAAGAAGAATAATTTATTCTGAATGATTGGACCGCCTAAGCGTGCACCATACTGATAATCAGAAAAGTCAGCTGCTGCTTGACCAGATTCAGGATCACTGCCAATGGTGTTTTCGTTTCTGCCAAAGAAATAAACAGAACCATTAAAGTCGTTTGTACCAGAACGGGTAATAGCGTTCACACCACCACCTGTAAAGTTACCAAGCGTAATATCATAAGGTGCCAGCACAACCTGAATCTCCTGGATGGCATCCAGTGAAATAGGTTGTGTACCAGCCTGGCCGCCAGGAGTACCTGAACCGGCAAGACCAAATACGTCATTGTTTACAGCACCGTCAATGGTAATGTTGTTGTAGCGGTTGCTTACACCACCAAAAGAATTTCCATTTGCCTGTGGCGTAAGGCGTGTAAAGTCGCCCAGACTACGGCTTAAGGTTGGTAAAGTCTGCAGTTGCTGTTCACTAATGTTAGTGGCAGCACCGGTACGTCCACTGTTCATAATAGGATCTTCCTGGGCGGTTACTACTACCTCTGCAAGCTGATCCTCTTCATCTGCCAGCGCAAAGTTAGCGTTAAACTCCTGGCCCAGGGCCAGTGTAATATCCCGCTTTTGCTGTGTGGCATAGCCTACAAAAGACGCTGTGATGGTATAAGGACCACCGGTACGTACGTTTGGCAGGTTAAAACGACCATCTGCACGCGATACGGTTCCATACTGCGTACCAGTTGGACCATGCACAGCAATAATGTTTGCTCCCGGAAGGGTTTCGCCCGTTGAGCTCGTTACCAGGCCTGATATGCTTGCTGTAGTTGCACCTTGCGCCAGCACCATTTTAGGCACCAAGCAAACCGCAGCAAACAAAAATGTAAGTAAGAATTGCTTCATATGTGGTTGTTTAAAACTAATTACCCTGCAAAAGTACACCCTGTCCATCATTGTGGTGGCGAAATTATGTTATAAATATGAGAACATCAAACATACATTTTTCACAATAGCTTAACATTGGATTTCCTATAACGATTGCACTCATTCGACAAGTCAAAGACCAACAATGTATTGATTATCAGACAATTAAAATAGTATTTTTGTTTTTAAACCAGATTACTTTTCCCGCACGCTGAAATCCCTTAAACAGAATTATATTTTATAATTGATGTTTTAATCAACGTTTAACAACATTCAATCAATTATTTACCTGTATAAAAGATGGTATTTGACTATAGCACAAAATTAATTCTTTTCCAAAATCACCTACCTCTTTAATATGCCAGCTTTGCGTTATTTTCCTTCCAAATACATATTAATGCAGTAGCATTTTTTTTTGCTAGCGATAAATTTTTTTGACAGCAGCACTTAGGCGTACCTTCCAGTCCCGGTAAGTTTTTCCATCGTTTTTCACTTCAGCAGGCACTCCCAGTAAAAAGCCATAGGGCTTTAGTGAATCTACTGCATCAAAAATCACCTTTAGCATAGCCATAAAGGGGATAAACAGGATCATGCCTGCCGGACCCCACACTGCACCTCCTACCAATAAGGCCAGTATAGCAGCAAAAGGATTTAACTGTACTTTATTACCCACCACTTTAGGGGTTATTAAGTTACCCTCGAGCACCTGTACCAGCCAGAATATAATGGCAATGGAAATGGGGTAAAACAGCGACTCTGTTGTGAAGAGTGCATAAAGAATGGGCAGCAAAGAGCCAATAAATATGCCTATGTAGGGAATAATGGTAAGCAGGGCCGCCAAAAAGCCAAAGAATATGGCATATTTGATGCCCACCAGCGACAGCCCTATAATATTAAGTACCGCAACAATAATAATAACAGTAAACAGCCCAAGAATATAATCCTGCATCACCTGCTGTATTTGCTCCAGTACCCTTCTTAACCTGTCGTGCTGCTGCCGGGGCATTAAGCGGTAAAGAAACTCTTTGAAGAAACTGCGATAATAGAGCATAAAAAACAGGCCAATGGGCACAATTATCAGATAGTTTAGCAAGCCTGCCGTTATGCTAAAAGTAGTTCTGTAAATAGCGCCGCTGTTCTGCAGGAAGTCATTCACCGATCTTCTGAAATATTCAGACTGCACCGACTGGTCAATACCAAACTGTGCTTCAAAGTAATCCTGCATGTCATTTAACCTCTGATCAACCTTTTCACTGATCTCCGGCAGCTCCCGGCTAATGCTGTCTATCTGTAGTCCCAGCATATAACCAACCCCTGCAACAGTCCCTATCAATAGTAAGATACAAAGCACGGCAGCAATACTGCGTGGTACCAGGGCACGTTCAAACCAATAGCAGAGGGGCAAAAGCAGGAGCGAAAAAACCAGCGCCAGCGAAAGTGGTATGAGCAAACTCTTGGCTAGAATAATGGCATAAAATGTAAGAATCGCACCTAATAATGTAACTGTGTATTTAAAATAGCCGGGAAATTCCATGTATCGGTTTATCTTTAGCGGCAGTAGAATATGCTATTAACTCTTAAACGGCTAAAATGCTTAAAAAGACTTTCAAATATCTCTTCCTCTTCTGCGCTGCTGCCTTTTTATTCCTACAGGCCAATGCTCAAAAGCAAGATCTCTCCTACTACTTACCAGAGCATGTACAATTAAACCCTGCCATACCAACACCAGATTCTATTTTAGGCTGGCAGGTTGGCGAATGGCATGTAAGCCATGATAAACTGGTGGAATACATGCGGGTGCTGGCCCAGGCCTCAGACCGCATCCAGATCCAGACCACCGGCTATACCCACGAGCGGCGTCCCCTTATACTATTAACTATCACACATCCTGCTAACCAGCCGCGCCTGCAGGAGATCAGGCAAAAACGGCAGCAGCTGGTAAACAACCCGCAAAGCATCTCAGATGCAGAACTCGCCGGGCTGCCCGCGGTTTCTTACATGGGCTTTAGCATACACGGCAATGAAGCCAGCGGCAGCAACGCTGCCCTGCTAACGGCTTACTACCTGGCAGCAGCCCAGGGCCCGGAAATTGAACAGATGCTGCAGGATGTGGTGGTGCTGCTGGATCCCGCCTTTAACCCCGATGGCCTGCAGCGCTTCAGCAGTTGGGTAAATGCCCATAAAAGCAAAAATGAGGTGGCTGACCCGCAAAGCCGGGAGCTGAATGAGGCCTGGCCCCGTGGCCGCACCAACCATTACTGGTTCGACCTGAACCGCGACTGGCTGCCGGTACAGCAGCCAGAGTCGCAGGCACGCCTTAAAATATTCCATGAGTGGAAACCCAATGTACTGACCGACCACCACGAAATGGGCGCCGGCAGCACCTTCTTTTTTCAGCCAGGCGTGCCCTCCCGCAACAACCCCATAACCCCGGTTGCTACCTATGAGCTCACCAAAGCCATTGCCCAGTACCATGTAACGGCACTGGATGCCATCGGCTCTCTTTACTATTCAGAAGAAGATTTCGATGATTTTTTCTATGGCAAAGGCTCTACCTATCCCGATGTAAACGGTGCTGTGGGCATTCTTTTTGAACAGGCCAGCTCCCGCGGCCACGCCCAGGAAAGCAATCACGGCATCCTGCGCTTTCCGTTTACCATCCGCAACCAGTTTACCACTACCCTTTCCACCCTAAAGGCTACCCATGAGCTCCGGCAGCGGCTGCTGGAACATCAGCGCTGGTTTTACCAGTCGGGGCAAAAAGAAGCTGCTGCCGATCCGGAAAAAGGATATGTATTTGGCGCATCAGGAGATGCTGCCCGCCCGCTGGAGCTGGTAGAGATGCTCAGGCGCCACCAGATTGAGGTGTACAAAGCAGCAGAAGCGCCCAGTGTGCAGGGCCGTAGCATCAGCCGGGAAAACAGTTATGTAGTACCACTCAACCAGCCACAGTACCGGCTCATCAAGGCTATTTTCGAAACCAGAAAGACTTTTACAGACAGTCTTTTTTATGATATCTCCGCCTGGACGCTGCCACTGGCCTATAACCTGCCTTACCAGGCCCTGGACAGAAGAGCGCTGGGCAGGCTGATGGGCGAAAGAATAGAATCCGTGCAAATGCCCGCTGGCAGCGTAAGCGGCGGTCAAAGCAGTTATGGCTATTTACTGCCCTGGCAGCCCCTCTATGCACCAAAGGCATTAAACCAGTTACTGCAGAAAGATCTGCGCATGCGGGTAATTACAGAACCGGTTCAGCAGGGGGGCATTACCTTTGGCCGTGGCTCTATCTGGATACCGGTACAGTCTCAGGAAATAACCGCCGATAGCCTGTACAGGCTGGTAAGCAGCGCCGCCGCAGAAAATAACCTGCAGATCCATGCCGTGGGCAGTGGCAATACCGGCGGTGTTAACCTGGGCAGCCCCAGCCTGCTGTCGGTAAAGCAGCCAAGGGTTATGCTTGCTGTGGGAGATGGCGTTTCTTCTTACGATGCCGGAGAAGTCTGGCACCTGCTCGACCAGCGATATAGTATACAGCATAGCCTGGTTCCTATGGATAAGGTACGCTCTGCTGATCTTAGCCGCTACAACGTAATTATTTTGGCCGACGGATCCTATGGCTCCTCTGCAGATGCAGTACCCGCCCTGCGGGAGTGGCTGCGCAGGGGAGGTACTCTTATTGGTCTGCAGGGAGGCGCCCGCTGGATGGCACAAAACGGACTTAGTAATGCCAAATACAAGAAACTGGAAAACCAGGACAGCCTACTGGGGCCTCAGCCCTATGCCACGTTGAGCCAGCGCAGGGGTGCCCGTGAAATGGGCGGCGCTATATTCCAGGCAGCAGCAGACACTACCCATCCACTTCTGTGGGGATATACCACTCCAAATGTTAGTTTGTTTCGCACCAATACGCATGTTCTGGAGGCTACTACAGGTCTGTATGCCCATCCGCTGCGCTATACACAAAATCCGGTACAGGCAGGCTATGTGTGGCCCGGCCACCTGGAGCATTTAAAAGGAACACCTGCCGTACAGGTATCGGCCTATGGCACCGGCCGCTCTATCGTGCTTCCCGACAATCCTGTTTTCAGGGCCTTCTGGCGAGGTTCGGAAAGAGTTTTGATCAATGCTATTTTCTTTGGAACGCTTATAGATTCACGCGCTGCAAAATAGAAAAAGCCCCGGCCTTAGGGTCGGGGCTTTTAATTTTAAAATCTTTTCTAGAGAAAACTACTCTTAGCGACTTCCGCCAAAGAAGTAACCCAGCGATAGTTGAAGCAACCTGTTTCCGGCACCTTCAAACTGGGGGTCATCACTTACAGCTGTGAGTCCGTAAAGGTACCTGGCATCAACGGTAATACCGCTGGCTGCACCATAGCCAAGGCCAAGGCCAACACCGGCATCAAATGAGTTGTAAGCTTCGCGCAGGGTGGCATCGCCTCCTCTTGCATCGCCCACTCTAAAGCTACCGTAGGGGCC of the Flammeovirgaceae bacterium 311 genome contains:
- a CDS encoding RND family efflux transporter MFP subunit (COG0845 Membrane-fusion protein); this translates as MNKLTKRIIIIVVLLLVVLAIAWPKIRQMNEEAPKQQAASGGGGGANDRPVPVEVAVVEPQAFSNNLRVTGSVLPNEMLELKSEVSGLLETINFEEGQDVQKGQLLFSIRNTDLQAQLQKARARQQLVTESESRYRQLLEREAVSQEEYDVATNDLRSAEADIRLLEAQIAKTRMYAPFNGTVGLRFASAGSYVAAGTSIASLYDLEPAKIEFSVPGKYSSSVKKGDRISFNTDGSDETYTGEIYAIEPQVDPATRTLKIRAVSPNKDHSLLPGQFARIQLTLQALDEALLVPTQAVVPELNGHKVFVLRQGKVAEQKVQIGMRTETQVQIMEGLQAGDTVLTTGILQVRPGSQVQVTNVQQIVRREESAQIQ
- a CDS encoding hypothetical protein (COG0628 Predicted permease) translates to MEFPGYFKYTVTLLGAILTFYAIILAKSLLIPLSLALVFSLLLLPLCYWFERALVPRSIAAVLCILLLIGTVAGVGYMLGLQIDSISRELPEISEKVDQRLNDMQDYFEAQFGIDQSVQSEYFRRSVNDFLQNSGAIYRTTFSITAGLLNYLIIVPIGLFFMLYYRSFFKEFLYRLMPRQQHDRLRRVLEQIQQVMQDYILGLFTVIIIVAVLNIIGLSLVGIKYAIFFGFLAALLTIIPYIGIFIGSLLPILYALFTTESLFYPISIAIIFWLVQVLEGNLITPKVVGNKVQLNPFAAILALLVGGAVWGPAGMILFIPFMAMLKVIFDAVDSLKPYGFLLGVPAEVKNDGKTYRDWKVRLSAAVKKIYR
- a CDS encoding peptidase m14 carboxypeptidase a gives rise to the protein MLKKTFKYLFLFCAAAFLFLQANAQKQDLSYYLPEHVQLNPAIPTPDSILGWQVGEWHVSHDKLVEYMRVLAQASDRIQIQTTGYTHERRPLILLTITHPANQPRLQEIRQKRQQLVNNPQSISDAELAGLPAVSYMGFSIHGNEASGSNAALLTAYYLAAAQGPEIEQMLQDVVVLLDPAFNPDGLQRFSSWVNAHKSKNEVADPQSRELNEAWPRGRTNHYWFDLNRDWLPVQQPESQARLKIFHEWKPNVLTDHHEMGAGSTFFFQPGVPSRNNPITPVATYELTKAIAQYHVTALDAIGSLYYSEEDFDDFFYGKGSTYPDVNGAVGILFEQASSRGHAQESNHGILRFPFTIRNQFTTTLSTLKATHELRQRLLEHQRWFYQSGQKEAAADPEKGYVFGASGDAARPLELVEMLRRHQIEVYKAAEAPSVQGRSISRENSYVVPLNQPQYRLIKAIFETRKTFTDSLFYDISAWTLPLAYNLPYQALDRRALGRLMGERIESVQMPAGSVSGGQSSYGYLLPWQPLYAPKALNQLLQKDLRMRVITEPVQQGGITFGRGSIWIPVQSQEITADSLYRLVSSAAAENNLQIHAVGSGNTGGVNLGSPSLLSVKQPRVMLAVGDGVSSYDAGEVWHLLDQRYSIQHSLVPMDKVRSADLSRYNVIILADGSYGSSADAVPALREWLRRGGTLIGLQGGARWMAQNGLSNAKYKKLENQDSLLGPQPYATLSQRRGAREMGGAIFQAAADTTHPLLWGYTTPNVSLFRTNTHVLEATTGLYAHPLRYTQNPVQAGYVWPGHLEHLKGTPAVQVSAYGTGRSIVLPDNPVFRAFWRGSERVLINAIFFGTLIDSRAAK
- a CDS encoding outer membrane receptor for ferrienterochelin and colicins (COG1629 Outer membrane receptor proteins, mostly Fe transport), encoding MKQFLLTFLFAAVCLVPKMVLAQGATTASISGLVTSSTGETLPGANIIAVHGPTGTQYGTVSRADGRFNLPNVRTGGPYTITASFVGYATQQKRDITLALGQEFNANFALADEEDQLAEVVVTAQEDPIMNSGRTGAATNISEQQLQTLPTLSRSLGDFTRLTPQANGNSFGGVSNRYNNITIDGAVNNDVFGLAGSGTPGGQAGTQPISLDAIQEIQVVLAPYDITLGNFTGGGVNAITRSGTNDFNGSVYFFGRNENTIGSDPESGQAAADFSDYQYGARLGGPIIQNKLFFFVNADFSRRAQPIAYNAGEEGAVLSVTDAQAITNYLVNEYGYNPGTFGPITAATESNKLFGRLDWNITSNHQLTLRHNYVKAFDDNISRSNTSFRFGNNAYQFNNTTNSTVAELRSQFSNTLSNKLIVGYSRIRDNRATAGDPFPQVQIFGFPGGGSVELGSQRSSTANELDQDIFEFTDNFKIYSGNHTFTIGTHNEFFKFRNLFINNLYGRWDFNSVEDFFNDNPARVRSTYSLDPNNPRPAAQFNASQLGFYVQDEYAFNRQLTVTLGLRLDVPIIPDAPPANEEFANTFEGQRTDRTPSGQLLWSPRLGFNWDVTGDRSVQVRGGTGIFTGRVPFVWLSNQFSNSGGLFGTVDVRNAAINNGQGFEPDPLRQGANLGSGPTTYEVNAISDDFKIPQVWRSNLAADFALPLGFVATVEGIYSKTLNNILYQDINLRASQGTLESTLTGGADDRMVFPADRRINSAFTNAIYLSNSNEGYTYSLTGQLRKNFDNGIQSMIAYTYGRSEDVNSGNSSTAMSNWEFNQVVGDPNNPGLSYSAYDLRHRIVGNLGYRLEYANSLATTISLFYSGRSGTPFTYLYRGDLNRDGAWQNDLLYVPANASEITFEPLTTGGVTYSPQEQWEAFNNFIENDEYLSTRRGQYAERNGARTPWEHQFDLRIMQDFFVNIAGKRNAFQLTFDVFNVGNMLNSDWGRSYFISNNAVTLVDFDDRNRDGFTFNPNTRTEPWAVSAFASRWQGQIGLRYIFGE
- a CDS encoding acriflavin resistance protein (COG0841 Cation/multidrug efflux pump) gives rise to the protein MSIVIVIFGVIGFSYLGIREYPSVDPPVITVSTNYVGANADIIESQITEPLEESINGIAGIKSLTSVSRDGRSTVTVEFELGVDLEAAANDVRDKVSRAQGNLPPDTDPPIVSKADADSSPIVFLNLKSDSRSLLDLSDVAENLFKERFQTIPGVSEVRIWGEKRYSMRLWMDPARLAAYNLTPLDVLNAVGRDNVELPSGRVEGRSTELTVRTIGRLNTPEQYNNLILKEQGDVIVRLQDVGRAELFPENERSILKRDGIPMVGVVLVPQPGSNSIEIAEEFYKRLEVLKRDVPADIELGIGFDTTDYINDSITEVKQTIYLAFGLVVLIIFSFLRDWRTTVIPVITIPISLIGTFFIMYLLDFSINVLTLLGIVLAIGLVVDDTIVVLENIYTKIEEGMKPFEAALKGSSEIFFAVISTTVALVAVFLPVVFLQGLTGRLFREFGIVVAAAVVISSFVALTLTPMLCANLLKRRERHNWFYRKTERIFIWLNKGYNRSLESFMAKKWLAFPIIAASVGLIWLFFATLPTELAPMEDRNGFRVNATAPEGATFEYMDHYMDRLITLVQEEVPEVDALITVTSPGFGASSSVNTGFVRARLVDPDQRERSQQEIVDHITPLIAAETGARAFVSQEQTIGDRRGGLPVQYVIQAPTLDKLKEVLPTFMEEARQHPAFNFVDLNLKFNKPELRIEIDRDKARSLGVSVRDIAQTLQLGLSGTRFGYFIMNGKQYQVIGQIEAEDRNAPADLRSLYVRSGNGQLIQMDNLVTVSEQSTPPQLFRYNRYVSATVSASLNPGYTLGAGIEAMDEIKAEVLDDSFTTTLSGASAEFEESSNSLLFAFMFALILIYLVLSAQFESFRDPLVIMFTVPLALAGTLFTLWYFNETLNIFSQIGIIMLIGLVTKNGILIVEFASQRKAHGLEVEDAIIGAAEARFRPILMTSLSTILGILPIALALGAGSESRVSMGIAVVGGLFFATGLTLYLIPAMYAYITSKQARVARA